Within the Trachemys scripta elegans isolate TJP31775 chromosome 4, CAS_Tse_1.0, whole genome shotgun sequence genome, the region GTCCAGCTTCAATATCTCTTCAAGCCACATGATCAAGAAGGAACCAATCAGCACATCTCTGTCAAATGGAGACAGAAAAGAATAAGTTCTAGGGATAGACTTGCTAGGAAGGTCAGTACTGGAGAATTAGATGGCTAATGGACTAAAGAGCCTTTTATCTCTAGGTTGCTGGGTTAGATCCAGCTCTGGTTGGTAGAGAGTCATGACCAAAAATGGTTACCATTTGATGTCTATTGGTCCTGGTCCAGATCCCATATCACAAAAATTATCAAAAAGAATCACCATtcttgttggcaatctcagcagagaggcgcAGGACAGAAAGGGTCTGGATACTGAACTAACCTATCACCTCTAGAGATGGTCCCGTCCCCTAAAGCCAGGACAGGAACATTGGCAGGGAAGCTGGCACTGCTGCTGTACCTATTCCATGGATAACAGACTTTGTTCACCAGGGCCATCGATCTGGTACCTTTCATAAACATCACATTAATGACTCCATTCAGGATACTGTGACTCGAATTTTACTGATCGGTGGGTTTAGGCAATGTATTTGAATGTACTTACATTGAATGTGCTGTTGTGCATTTTAATGTATTATAAgggacccagagcatgggatgagctcccattaatattttataaacaaaaataaatgactgAATTTCAAATGGAAATTCATAGAAGTTAAGGGctgaagggacaattatgatcatctagcctaGCTAGTGATCGTTTTACTAGTCTAATAGTCATTTTACTAATTTCAAGAAGATTAAAACCTTGCTTaataaaaagacagaaataatAATGCAGGAAACCAGACATTCCTTCTTAGAGGTGCCACACGTACTGCAAAACAGAGTGCCTATATATATTCTTTTCTTTCAATTGTCTTTTGTGAATGGTGTGAATACAAGGGGAGCTGTCTTCTCATTTCAAATAGTGAATAGTTTACCTAATAAATTTCAGTGCACATAGAAAAGCAAGTGACCCTAGAAATTACCAGAGGGATATTTTGGCATGTCCATTTCCAACCCTATGTGAAATTGCAACGATGCTCAAAAATGGAAGACTGTGAAATCGAAGAGTTAACCAAATtttttagaatcacagaatatcagggttggaagggacctgaggagatcatctagtccaaccccctgctcaaagcaggaccaatccccaactaaatcaagatCTGTGGGGGTGAAGATGTGTGTCTTATTTTGTACAAATTGTTAAACCCATCCACACTTTCTGTTGAAGGCAACAGTGGTCTACTGCATAGGGGACTTATGAgagctgagttctgttcctgtgTCTGCTAgtgacttggggcctgatccagtcatttcaatgggctttggatcagggcaaATCCTGTAACTTCtctagtattatccccatttaggGAAACTAAAACATATTCACCCACTTTGTCAAAGTACTTTGAGATTTACCAACAAACGTGCCAcgtaaatataaaatatgaatagACTCAGTGACATCAGGTTAATGTTTCAGTGTTCAATCTGTACTGGAAACTTTTGTACAAAGGCAATGAAAAAATCGCTGGTTTAAACCCCAAATGACACAGCCAGAATTAAGTACCATGGCTCCAAGACAGTTCAGGATAAACACTGCCATCTATATAGGTATGTGCTCACATACACTCCCATCAGGTAACATTGCTGCTATGGAAAATGTTGGGGAGAGAACTTTGGAGGCCTGGGGGGTGGAAACAAAATCTTTACCTACAATGCCTGAATCcccacttcccctttctttcctctCTGCCTGTAGTGCCCATTATTTTCCTTGACAGACTTGCCATTACCCATAGTTTGAGCGCTAACACAGCAGTGTCACTTAGAGAGAGAGGTCTAGTATGTGATAAGAAGAAGTTTGATAGAGAACAGAGTCCCCAATCATGACAACCTGGGTTGTTGCCCGACTTGTCCCCAATAAATTAAAGATAACATTTCATAGCCCACAGGGTCTAGGCTCCCCTACACCTAATGAAGGAAAGTTTGATCCACCCCGGTTATTTACCTGGTATTGGTACAGCTCCTGCAACTGGGCATCAATCCATTCCTCCAGGTCTAGCCAGCGTTGAAGGTCTTTGCGGTTGTACTTAACTGTTAGCTTGCCCAGTTTCTTGTGGGATGATTCCTCCCCAGGCTTCTCTGGAGCCTGGAAGGTAACTCGAGGCAAATCTCTGGACTTACTGGCCATGCTCatcaccccttccacctgctctTCTGTCTTCCACTCCTACTacaggggctctctctggctttgtatttttgtttcgctcttctccctcccctttaaTATATTTTCATTGGGCAATTGTGAGTAGCAGTACAAGCTGCCTACAATGGCCAAAGGCAGATAGGTAGCATCAATGGTCCCAGTGAGAGAGTGAGAAAGGTAGAGAGCAACTGCACAGCAAGAGAAGCAATAAGGCAGTGCAGGCAGAGTTACAGGAAAAACAATCTTAGGTTTCAGAATTGGCAATGCTGACAAAAGCAATGTGGGAGGGAGAAAAGCTGTTGTAATAAGTCTGTTGTTAAAAGAGGCCCAGGGAACTGATGGACAAAGTTTGTTAATATTTAATACAAGCCCGTTCCAGCAGGTGGGAGGGTGGGAGAAGCAGGTTTTAAATGACAGTTTCTCTACATATGTATGTACATGAGCACATACTTCCTGTACAATTCCACAGGACTTGTCCCTACATAATACATTGACTCCTATAGTGTTTAAAGTGCATTGATCTCTTTAGCCTACCCCAGTTCCTATATGGATAGCTAATGCTGAAACACTATCTtacgtttttcttttttaaaagtgaattcagCAGTGATGAATTAGCTTCTGCTGGAGACAGAAGTCCTGGATTATAGCACGATGTAACACCACTGTAAGGCTGAGACAACTTTACCGTCTAGCCCatttttctaagtgctctaaagtCCATATGTTTATtcagattgtcttgaaaattACGGGGCCTCATAGAGGTCTAGGCTAGAGTTACTAGTCCAAATTTGAAGGCATTTAAGCCAGGGGTTCCCACGAGACCCTTAAAAATCATTTGACATCAACAttttatgatatttttaaaaaaaagttatagtaTCCCTGGGGCTCAAACTCAGTTCCTGTCACTTCCCAAACTAACAGGACCTGCTTGGGACTAATCTCAACTGTTGTCCAGCAGCTGTTGCCCCTTTGGAGAAGCAATATTGGAAAAACTTCTTTAGGGTAAACGTTAGCTGTACAATGTGGTTTAAATTGCCGTGATGAGCCAGAAAAAACTCATTTGTACATTTGCATGGATCTGTACTCTACTCTCTTTCCACAGGTTTAACTGTAGGTGCACCCAATATTCTAAAAGGGTCTGAATAGAGTGGATGGGGAAAGTTTCCTCAAAAATTTTTCAATCAGAAAATGTAgctgaaacaaaacacttcaagGGAACATGTTGATTATGATAAACATTTTGATGGGAGAAAGCCCAAGTGAATTGTTTtgactttgttgtttttgtttttataatgttgaaatgttttgataaagtaaaaacattttgtttcaactttttcaTTCAATTAATTTCATTCTATTATATAAAATGAATTGTATATAAACATTGTGTATACAtatacaaaaactacattaaaagaacattatgtaAACATGTTAAGACTTcctaaataataaatagttgGTGGAGAAAATCCCCCAAACATtaataaggttgcaaagtcaagcactcagaagttgggaggggccaaaattaaggttgacCATGCcaccttaattcagtcccctgGGGCATATGTAGTAGGACACAGTTTTTAACTACATGATCACGTGCTATTGTTATCAAGGACCCCTGCCTCCCTGAGTGCACAGGACAGGCAGTGCTCACGTAATAAGCAGTTTTTCAAACCTGGCTGC harbors:
- the PPP1R14D gene encoding protein phosphatase 1 regulatory subunit 14D, giving the protein MSMASKSRDLPRVTFQAPEKPGEESSHKKLGKLTVKYNRKDLQRWLDLEEWIDAQLQELYQYQLQEEADAATPEPEIDIEDLLEVSNEEQKSKLQEILHECSRPTEDFITELLSRLQGLRKIPQRK